AGCTTCTGTCTTACTTCTGTGAGACACCTTCCATATAGAGTAGGAAGCAAAATACCCTATGCTCGGGATTTGCAAAAGGTACGAGattccttaatatggtgatgacatttacTCTTACTCCACTATCttactataactctatcacagagcctcgtgctcgttTTCTTTTGTCCCTCTTAAAGGATCTTTCTATAGACTTTCCCTCTTACTTCATCACTTCTATCCTTGATGTCTATCAGGATACGacgacccgtgataagctcagcTTTCCTTTAGCTATCACAAGGATCCTTCTCCATTTTTCCATCCCTATTCCTGCCTCTCCTTACTACACCACCATGGGTGCCATAGATGCCGATTCAGTTCAGCGAAGCGAGGCCCAGCAGCTTCTACTGCTCCTTCCACCTCTGCTCCTTCTTCCTCGACTAGTGGTGTGACCTTAGAGGCTATCATGGTGCAACttcagtgcatggatgctcaccttgacACTCTCtctgatgagttgtgtcaggtgaacaacCATGTCAATCGTATAGCACGATGATAGGCTTGCCTTGGTGGCTTCACCGCTTTTCCGTCTCCTTCTCTAGAGGCTTCAGTAGATTAGGATAGTGATGGTGGTGATGATGtggatgctagctcttccaatGGTGATGAGATGATGACCTCTTGgtgacttaccctttgtcattcgtgacaaaaagggggagtagttttagGATGAGAGTAGTCTTGTACTTAAGGAGAGAGTTAGCATAGGattttttgttagggggagtgtctATACATTTTGAAGAATGTAATGAGGATTTTATGTACTTTTCTTCTCTTACTTTTTAGTTACATTATCCTCTTGTACACCAGTTTTGTGACCATTTATTtatgacatacattgtactttattttcatatatatatgatgatgtatgttgtTCTATagctatctctccatgtgttgtttcttttctctctttatacacatgtttctttatgtatgcaatctttatttcaatttcacactaagatgccttgatgggTTTtctttaaagtgtttcagaaagacaAGTTGTGAAAATCtatcatgccatgaactctcttcttgcaaagtttttcaagagtttaagttagggttagatttttttgtattccaacaagtggttatgagtttagtgatttaagacttctctcatgatatatttgtttgttgtggttttgttacggattgccaaatggggatatttttaggacatatgtagggattgttagaaacatatgtgatgtaaattggctaatcctttgacaaaacgcactttacttgtaattgagtagatctaggatgggtttagtacttcaagaaacaagtgttcaagtttagtattgaagccatgcaagtctgactaagaaacaagtgaagaagtgtttttcattaaaactcgatagatGTCTCAATAGAATCCTttctatcaaggtttaatgttgaagctcaatagaagctgtatctgtcgagaattacaaaattagaatttccagatcttatttcacgcatatccaatgagtatttgtgtagggttttttttctcacaaccctagacatacataaggattattttaagggtcatcaCAAATGATGCAAAGTAATGCAAAGGTTGTTGCAATTGTTgttacatgcatattgtgactaAGACAGAAATTGccttagttcatcatattctctatagaagctactgcatctttgcgccaagggttttataaccaaggagcttcttgatcttcattattggatgaactgaagaactttgcaatcaacatcttcctcaagttgttGTGTTAGTCGCGTACTGGATTCGTGCAttattagttagtcacgtactgggagccgtacATTGAACGAAAAGATTGCcgctacattacaagtccaattgggtattgggataaggatTCAATTATAGTTTGGTattaggtattgggattccttttacttgtaactgcttattttgataatagtagatttttaggagtggtaaccttaaattcacccggtggggttttgcctcggtggttttccccatttgtaaacaaatcacctatgtcaaatttattttctactacatttaacttagttggtaatttgtttgtgctactacGCTATTgtatgttaaattgacttaattaattcacttgggtaattaattaattaatttgccaaaagggggtcaatacattttttacCTATCAAATATGAAATGTCTTGTCAACTATTGACAACTAAAATGTTCTATCAACATAGAGAGAACCCAAATGAATGGCTTTTTTCACAATATTCAAAATAtccaactaaaaaattattctaaagtTCTTAACAATTAAAAGTGAGGAACAATACTCTTTAAGAGTGAAACCAATATTTGCAACAATTTCAACCAGTGGATCTTTCCTActacttttttctttgatgaGGCCCAATTGTAGAACTTGTTGATAACAAATATTGACATGAATGTTGTGCAATGGAATAATTCACctcattttctcctttctcAGCTGTAACTTCAATTGTATCATCCATATGTTCTACACCAATGTCAGTAGCTCTATCCCTCCCACACAAGATCTCAATAGCTCTTTCCCTCCCACACAAGATCTCAATGTCTTCCCAATTGTCAATAGCTATTATTATAAGCACCcgtttttgcatttttctaaagtaaaaataaaaaaataaaaagaagaagacaagcAGTGAGTTAACATAATTAAACAAAACTATTGAAATTTACTAATTTATAATAGCAAATCCCAAAAACCAGAAAATTAACTCCATACCGTCAGTGAAACCTAACCAAGAGCTCACTTAAAACCCCACTTCAAACCCAACTCTAAACACCACTAAAAACCAGCAAAGAATTCCTGCAAATTACCCAAAACTCTACTAAAAAACCTCATAAGGACCCTCAAATTACCCCCTGTAAATCATACCAGAAAAATACCCAGAAATAGCCCTAAAAACCCAttgaaaaaaaccaaaaaacaagcTCAGAAGAATCTCCAACTTATTAATAGATGATACAAACCTATTGACCTATCCTAAgatattcaaaaaaatgaacCCAGAAATGATATCCCGCCATGTTAAAAGTTGAACTCCCAATTGCACTTACATGATGCATCTGATATTTAGGGAGGTTAATGTAATTGCTCTTTTAAGCATGTAGAGTGTAGACTCTATATATTCCTTAGTCCAACATGAACTCATCATCTCTTAATATTATGGtatgtaaaattgtaaaaattaaaaattgataaacttGCGTTTGTAGGAAAAAGATGAAGTGGACAACAATTGCTGCCTTACTACACTAGACTTTTTCTGCTGTCAAATTCAAATGGTCAAGCCTACAAATAggtttagtttttggtataaTATGCCCAACTGCTAAATTTTAACTCCAAAGTTTCAAAAAGCAATGCTAGGATTAAGATAGAGAAAAGCAGGCCATGAAAGTCATCTAGGCCTATACCAAAGCATATGCTCTTTTATAACTCTAATTTTAGAATTGTTTTCAAAGGAGATTAGGTTAGTTCAACAAAAAGAGTGTCTGTTCAGCACAATGTTTAGAGCAAACAGGGGTAACTCTATACCATCAAGTCCCCAGATTGCTCTTTTTCCTCAATTTCTGCCCTCACTTAAATATCCCTCTTATAGTCCTCTAAGAGCCTATTGGAAGTGGTAAACCAAAAGGTGCCTCTTGGTATTTCATAACAGAAAATTCTAGAATATGGAAGACTCAAAGACACAAATGTTTTGGAATGACAATAGACACAAACtgttatgaaaaaacaaaagacataaattgttatggaaaaacaaaacacataaaCTGTTATGAAATATCAAGAGGCACCTTTTGGTTTACCACTTCCAACACTCACCCTTAAACCCAAAAGCATCTTCACACCAAGCATTATCCTCAATCTTCTGAATCTATCAATTGGTAtggttttggtaaaaatgtctGCCACTTGCTCTTTTGTATTGTAATACTAGAGCTTCACAACTTTCTATTTCACATAATCTCTCCAGAAATGATACTTCATGTCAATATGTTTGCTCCTTCCATGTTGAATTGGATTTTTAGAAAGTTCTGTGGCAGACTTGTTATCTACATAAATAATTATTGATTCTTCTTGTGGATGATCaaattcttttaataaattcttcAACCATATTTCTACACAAGTAGAAGATGATACTGCCACATATTCAGCTTCACATATTGACAAAGCTACAGTACTCTGCTTTTTGGACATCCAAGTGAAAGCTGTTGATCCAAGATAGAAAACATATCCAGTAGTGCTTTTCCTTTCATCTTGATCACCTCCCCAATCACTATCTGAATATCCATATAATGCAGCATCATTATTATATGAATATAAAAGACCAAAATCCAATGTACCTTTTATATATCTTAGGACCTTCTTAGCTGCAAACCAGTGAGATTCCTTTGGTTTCTCCATATATCTACTCAAAAAACCAACACTATAAACAATGTCTAGCCTTGTGATTGAGTGGTACCTTAAACTTCCGATCAAACTCCTAAATAGAGTTGGATCTATAATTTTCCCTTCTCCTTCTCTTGTCAATTTTAGATCCACTGCAATAGGTGTGTTAGggatatattttatgtaattggctaattctttgacaaaactcaCTTTACTTATagttgggtagatttaggatgggtttagtacttcaagaaataagtgTTCAAGTtaagtattgaagtcatgcaagtctggccaagaaacaagtgaaggaaGTGCTTGGTGTGTTGTCgcaggcaaccaaaaataaaacctatactcctaaacATATATGTAGTAGTGGGAGTAAGGATCGTTCCCATAAAGAGTATCTAGAATAGTTTTATGCTACGTTAACAAGGAGGGATGGGTTGaatataatgaaaacaattttaagaaaaaaaaaacaactaaagaacaattcaaattaaagtaccgaaatcaatcaaaagaacaaaccttggtctaagtcaacatccaccatcgaaattttacaactgatcatcaatgcaagtatatatcaattcacactttgaatattcaccattggaactattttcctatctctccttagtcgtAGTTAATTAGGAAAAGCAatctaataaaccctaactactaaacaacccaagacaagtgctaaaggtttaatctagtagcagccttaagaattagagagatcgatCTAACTAAACAACACAAGGACAAgcggttgtatttaatttattcaagcgttcttcctaagatctaataatttctaacacagcaaatcattaaatcttggttgcttcacaagttagagagatcaaacaattacggatttgatatctaacctagtAGTAGATTGCAatgaataataaactagtaggcctcctagtcattaaacgagacaatcatgaaaataggcacagaAGAACATCCGATATTTAgagcataaattgaacaataaaaacaaattagatctcacagttttattgattctgaggcttcagtttccttcgaccaagtataaaaatttagCCACAtagggccatgatgaaaacttAAAGGCGAAAATcagagaagagaggagagagaggcgtgtgtgtccaattctgatttctcctcccccttttacatgttaattccccctttcccaagcctacaaaatctcctaaaaatattctaaatattaTCCTAAAATAACAACatccaaatctaactaattaaagaaaaatataaaataaataaaatagagtgctaatataactaggaaagtggtgtttttcagctgGAATTTTCGTGCATCAAATTTGAaagcttccaaaaataaaccgCATCAGATCTACATATTAGAATTgcaggcaaaggaacattctAGAACATCAGTAGtgcaggtgcagcaacttcaagcctGATTTCGATCTTGATATAGCCAGTacctctcaaaactcaaaacatgaaagttgtagagctATTTCTTAGAattccatagcatcttgaatcatctcaattggaGCTTTGATTAGAGAGTTATTTCTAGATTACAAAGTGATTTCAAAGCTGTCCAGAATCACCCAATTAactacgttttgcacttaatgcctccatttgcatcctaaatcaagatataagaaaaatgagtatatttaggcaccaaataagtataaaagactaaacattaagagagaaaaatatgacattttgcattttcatcagtgctgttcattaaaactcgatagaAGTCTCGACAAAATTCtttctattgagatttaatgttgaagctcgacagatCTCAACAcaagctgcatctatcgagaattaaaaaattagattttttagaTCTGGTTACACGCATATTCCTATGTATTtatgtagggtttcttttctctcaaccttaagacatatataaggattattttaaaagccGTCAAGCATGCATTGTGTGACCGGAGGCAAAAATTGCtctagttcattattctctctgaaGAAGCTATTGTGTCTTTACGCCAAgcgttttgtgaccaaggagctttttggtcttcattgttgatgaactgaagaactttgtaaccaacaatcttcttcaagttggtgagttagtcacgtactgggatttctgcatcattagttagtcatgtattgggatTAGTGCATTGAACGGAGAGATTAACGCTACAATATAAGTCCAATTGGGCATTGGGGTAAgcgttcaactataggttggtatttcgggataggccaaagggtttgataagattccttatacttgtaactgcttgtgatggataatagtggattctcaggagtggtgaccttaaattcactcgatggggttttgcctcattggcacctgtgtcaaatttattttccacaacatttagttatttggtgatttttttgtgctaccacgccattgcatgtaatttgactaattaattaacttgggtaattaataaatttgcaaggggtcaattcattttaacctaacaagtggtatcaaagcaggcacactctgattaggtttaatCATTACTGTGTGATCCATTAACCCCTATTGTCATGGCTACAAGCGGCatgaaaaaatcttttatttcaaatacatctttCTTTTCTAGTCTCTATTTGATTGAGTATTTCAGAAAATgtaagtctaaaagttatttgaaagcTATCTTGATGATTGTTG
The DNA window shown above is from Quercus lobata isolate SW786 chromosome 7, ValleyOak3.0 Primary Assembly, whole genome shotgun sequence and carries:
- the LOC115951659 gene encoding secreted RxLR effector protein 161-like is translated as MEKPKESHWFAAKKVLRYIKGTLDFGLLYSYNNDAALYGYSDSDWGGDQDERKSTTGYVFYLGSTAFTWMSKKQSTVALSICEAEYVAVSSSTCVEIWLKNLLKEFDHPQEESIIIYVDNKSATELSKNPIQHGRSKHIDMKYHFWRDYVK